From Bacillus sp. FSL K6-3431, the proteins below share one genomic window:
- the aroQ gene encoding type II 3-dehydroquinate dehydratase, translating to MLKILLLNGPNLNMLGKREPDIYGAGTLEQLEENVMKIGSGIGLDVVCMQSNYEGALIDEIQQGEASGFQGILINPGALTHYSIALRDAIAGNSLPVIEVHISNVHKREEFRSHSVTAPVTIGQIVGFGFFGYELALRAMKDYVQGRG from the coding sequence ATGTTGAAAATTCTTTTGTTAAATGGTCCTAATTTAAATATGCTCGGCAAGCGTGAGCCTGATATTTATGGTGCGGGTACACTGGAACAGCTTGAAGAAAATGTAATGAAGATTGGGTCGGGAATTGGCTTGGATGTTGTTTGCATGCAGTCTAATTATGAAGGTGCATTAATCGATGAAATTCAACAGGGGGAAGCTAGTGGGTTTCAAGGCATTCTTATTAATCCAGGGGCATTAACGCATTACAGTATTGCTCTACGAGATGCGATAGCTGGAAATAGCCTACCTGTAATTGAAGTTCATATTTCCAATGTCCATAAAAGAGAGGAATTCAGGAGTCATTCCGTTACTGCACCTGTAACAATTGGTCAAATTGTTGGTTTTGGTTTTTTTGGCTATGAACTTGCATTACGAGCAATGAAAGATTATGTACAGGGGAGAGGGTAG
- a CDS encoding YqhR family membrane protein, with amino-acid sequence MEKENSKEIKPMPLLILTIITGIVGGTVGTIFIYLAHYFHFTSISPAIIISPIPGAWKAGWIGVVVTIILYNLLSILAALFYYGVLRKKTSLYWGLAYGLAIYILLFIGLPAVIPGMKPFYKLDINTILTELCFFILYGMFIGYTISYEYNEQRYLKKINVKH; translated from the coding sequence ATGGAAAAAGAAAATTCAAAAGAAATAAAGCCAATGCCGCTTTTAATACTAACAATAATTACTGGTATTGTTGGCGGGACTGTCGGTACTATATTTATCTATCTTGCTCATTATTTTCATTTTACATCCATCAGTCCTGCGATTATTATTTCTCCTATCCCCGGGGCTTGGAAAGCAGGGTGGATAGGTGTGGTAGTTACGATCATTTTATATAATCTACTTTCAATCTTGGCCGCACTATTCTATTACGGCGTCTTAAGGAAGAAAACCTCTCTTTATTGGGGGTTGGCATATGGGCTAGCTATCTACATATTGTTATTTATCGGTTTACCCGCCGTAATCCCGGGGATGAAGCCATTCTATAAACTTGACATTAACACAATACTTACTGAATTATGTTTTTTTATTCTATACGGTATGTTTATCGGATATACGATTTCTTATGAGTATAATGAACAACGATACTTGAAAAAAATAAATGTGAAACATTAA
- the efp gene encoding elongation factor P encodes MISVNDFRTGLTIEVDGSIWRVMDFQHVKPGKGAAFVRSKLRNLRNGAIQEKTFRAGEKVGRAQIDNKKMQYLYANGDMHVFMDSETYEQLELPEAQIQYELKFLQENMEVHVLMYNSETLGVDLPNTVELEVIETDPGIKGDTASGGHKPAKMETGLTVNVPFFVNVGDKLVINTTDSSYVSRA; translated from the coding sequence ATGATTTCAGTAAACGATTTTCGAACAGGATTAACGATAGAGGTTGATGGCAGTATTTGGCGTGTGATGGACTTCCAACATGTAAAGCCAGGTAAAGGTGCAGCATTTGTTCGCTCTAAATTAAGAAACCTACGAAATGGTGCTATCCAAGAAAAAACTTTCCGTGCTGGCGAAAAAGTAGGACGCGCACAAATTGATAATAAAAAGATGCAATATTTATATGCTAATGGTGATATGCATGTGTTCATGGATAGTGAAACATACGAGCAACTAGAGCTACCAGAAGCACAAATTCAATATGAATTGAAATTTTTACAAGAGAACATGGAAGTTCATGTGTTAATGTACAATAGTGAAACATTAGGCGTTGACTTACCAAACACGGTGGAACTGGAAGTAATAGAAACGGATCCTGGAATCAAAGGTGATACAGCTTCCGGTGGACATAAACCAGCGAAAATGGAAACAGGATTAACTGTTAATGTTCCTTTTTTCGTAAATGTTGGAGATAAATTAGTTATCAATACTACAGATAGTTCATACGTTTCAAGAGCATAA
- a CDS encoding M24 family metallopeptidase: MGKLNKLRERMNNHDIDGLLITSTYNRRYITNFTGTAGVALISRDKALFITDFRYTEQAAKQATDFDIIQHIGSISKEVAKHVKELGIKKLGFEQDYMSYSLWNAYKEAVETEFVPISNLLENMRLIKSAQELSIIKEAADIADAAFKHILDFIKPGLTELEVANELEFFMRKSGAESSSFDIIVASGTRSALPHGVASDKIIETGDFITMDYGALHKGYVSDITRTIAVGEPSEKLKEIYSVVLEAQLRGMDQIQPGMTGMEADAIARDYIAEKGYGEYFGHSLGHGIGLEVHEGPGLSTRSETKLEPGMVVTVEPGIYLPGIGGVRIEDDTVITETGNETLTHSTKDLIIL; this comes from the coding sequence ATGGGCAAGCTTAATAAACTACGCGAACGAATGAATAACCATGATATCGATGGATTATTAATTACTAGTACATACAATCGCCGATATATAACGAATTTTACGGGTACTGCTGGTGTAGCACTAATTAGCCGTGATAAGGCATTATTTATTACCGATTTTCGTTATACCGAGCAAGCTGCGAAACAGGCCACTGACTTTGACATAATTCAACATATAGGTTCGATTAGCAAAGAAGTGGCTAAGCATGTAAAAGAATTAGGCATTAAAAAGCTCGGATTTGAACAAGATTATATGTCATACTCTTTGTGGAATGCATATAAAGAAGCAGTGGAAACAGAGTTTGTTCCTATATCTAATCTACTAGAAAATATGCGTTTAATAAAAAGTGCGCAAGAATTAAGTATTATTAAAGAAGCAGCAGATATTGCTGATGCCGCATTCAAGCATATTCTAGATTTTATTAAACCTGGATTAACAGAGTTGGAAGTAGCCAATGAATTGGAGTTTTTTATGAGAAAAAGTGGGGCAGAATCCTCTTCGTTTGATATTATTGTTGCTTCTGGTACAAGGTCGGCATTGCCGCACGGTGTGGCTAGTGACAAAATAATTGAAACTGGCGATTTTATTACGATGGATTATGGAGCACTACATAAAGGTTATGTGTCAGATATAACGAGAACAATTGCTGTTGGGGAGCCTTCGGAAAAATTAAAAGAGATTTATTCTGTGGTGCTTGAGGCACAGTTACGAGGAATGGACCAAATCCAGCCAGGAATGACGGGAATGGAAGCAGATGCAATTGCTAGGGATTATATCGCTGAAAAAGGCTACGGGGAATATTTCGGTCATTCCTTAGGTCATGGAATAGGTTTGGAAGTGCATGAAGGACCTGGATTGTCTACGCGCTCTGAAACAAAGTTAGAACCCGGTATGGTTGTAACGGTAGAACCAGGTATTTACTTACCCGGGATCGGCGGAGTAAGGATTGAAGATGATACAGTGATTACAGAAACAGGCAATGAAACACTTACACATTCAACAAAAGACTTGATTATTTTATAG